The following are from one region of the Nicotiana tomentosiformis chromosome 7, ASM39032v3, whole genome shotgun sequence genome:
- the LOC104085165 gene encoding DNA repair protein RAD16-like isoform X1, with amino-acid sequence MSSDSKHNATSSNEAEDFNMVKEEQTNGVTDQDSEYLALMERIRERKFDRAKRLIRNQVVRPTLMWEKWEEENDKWLAEHYPNDFDLDNQNELLCETAEPPSSMIVPLFRYQKEWLFWSLKQEESSTKGGILADEMGMGKTIQAIALVLAKRELGKAISESGLLSSSLSTTQELPAVKGTLIICPVVAAIQWVNEINRCAAEGSNKILVYHGNKRKHIHNIEEYDFVITTYSTVEAEYRKNVMPPKQKCQWCGKSYFEEKFSIHQKKCGPDSVKNSNQSKKKRKKLNLGVELLKQETDSMESATNMQKTDSTELEANVQKADSIESETDMQKAGHRKSMKRSSMTEEGKNDGSINNSASVSQDLSRKKSILHTVKWDRIILDEAHYVKGRRCNTTKAILALESSYKWALSGTPIQNLVGELYSLVRFLQIVPYSFYFCKDCDCRTPDYSSTAECPQCPHKSVRHFCWWNRYIATPIKREGNSGSGRDAMVLLKHKILKSILLRRSKKGRAADLALPMKIVTLRKDSLDIKEEDYYMSLYNKSQAQFNIYVQAGTVMNNYAHIVELLIRLRQAVLHPYLVVYSSTALAKNGSMDSGNIEQPCGLCQDTVEDPVITSCNHAFCKTCLIDFAASVGQVSCPLCSELLTVDLRANNDKADQNSKPTLKRFRSSSILNRIQLDDFQSSTKIDALREEIRFMIERDGSAKGIVFSQFTTFLDLIHYSLQKSGINCVQLVGSMSIAARAAAVTRFTADPDCSIFLMSLKAGSVALNLTVASHVFIMDPWWNSAVERQAQDRIHRIGQYKPVRIMRFAIENTIEEKILKLQEKKELVFEGTIGGSSEAFGKLTEEDLKFLFVT; translated from the exons ATGTCTTCAGATTCGAAGCACAACGCAACCTCAAGTAATGAAG CAGAAGATTTCAACATGGTGAAAGAAGAACAAACGAATGGAGTTACTGATCAAGATAGCGAATATCTTGCATTGATGGAAAGAATAAGGGAAAGGAAATTCGACCGCGCTAAGAGGCTGATACGCAACCAAGTTGTTAGACCAACTTTAATGTGGGAGAAATGGGAAGAAGAGAATGACAAATGGCTTGCAGAACATTATCCCAATGATTTTGACTTAGATAATCAGAATGAGTTACTTTGTGAAACAGCGGAGCCACCATCAAGTATGATTGTGCCACTGTTTAGGTACCAGAAGGAGTGGTTGTTTTGGTCACTCAAGCAAGAAGAATCTTCGACCAAAGGGGGTATTCTTGCTGATGAGATGGGGATGGGGAAAACTATCCAAGCGATAGCACTTGTGCTTGCTAAACGGGAATTAGGGAAAGCAATTAGTGAATCCGGCTTATTGTCATCTTCACTCAGTACAACACAGGAACTCCCAGCAGTAAAAGGCACTCTTATCATATGTCCTGTGGTTGCTGCCATTCAGTGGGTTAATGAGATCAATCGATGCGCCGCTGAAGGAAGCAACAAGATTCTTGTTTATCATGGCAACAAAAGGAAGCATATCCACAATATCGAGGAATATGATTTTGTCATCACTACTTACTCCACTGTTGAGGCTGAATATAGGAAAAATGTGATGCCGCCAAAACAGAAGTGTCAGTGGTGTGGAAAATCTTATTTTGAAGAAAAGTTTTCCATTCACCAGAAGAAGTGTGGACCTGATTCTGTTAAAAATTCCAATCAGtcaaagaagaagaggaagaagttAAATCTTGGGGTAGAATTGTTGAAGCAGGAAACAGATTCTATGGAGTCAGCAACTAATATGCAGAAAACAGATTCTACGGAGTTAGAGGCTAATGTGCAGAAAGCCGATTCTATTGAGTCAGAGACTGATATGCAGAAAGCAGGTCATAGGAAGAGCATGAAGCGTAGTAGCATGACAGAAGAAgggaagaatgatggttctattaACAATTCAGCAAGTGTATCCCAAGATTTGTCACGGAAGAAGTCGATTTTGCATACAGTAAAGTGGGATCGCATCATCTTGGATGAG GCTCATTATGTAAAAGGTAGGCGCTGCAACACAACAAAAGCTATTCTTGCTTTGGAATCTTCTTATAAGTGGGCCTTAAGTGGTACTCCGATTCAGAATCTTGTTGGAGAATTGTATTCACTT GTCCGTTTCCTACAAATAGTACCCTACTCTTTTTACTTTTGCAAGGATTGTGATTGCAGAACACCTGACTATAG CTCTACAGCTGAGTGCCCACAATGCCCCCACAAATCTGTACGGCACTTTTGCTGGTGGAATAGA TACATTGCTACACCTATAAAACGTGAAGGAAATTCTGGGAGTGGTAGAGATGCAATGGTTCTTTTGAAACACAAAATTCTAAAAAGCATCCTACTAAGACGTAGCAAAAAAGGAAGAGCTGCTGATCTTGCACTTCCTATGAAAATT GTTACTTTGAGAAAAGATTCTTTGGATATCAAAGAAGAAGACTACTACATGTCATTGTACAATAAAAGCCAGGCACAGTTTAATAT TTATGTTCAAGCTGGAACAGTGATGAATAACTATGCACACATTGTTGAGCTGCTCATACGCCTACGGCAG GCAGTTCTTCATCCTTACCTTGTGGTATACTCGAGTACTGCTTTGGCAAAAAATGGGAGCATGGACTCTGGAAATATTGAGCAACCTTGTGGATTATGTCAAGATACAGTGGAAGATCCAGTA ATTACTTCTTGCAACCATGCCTTTTGCAAGACGTGTTTGATAGACTTCGCTGCAAGTGTGGGACAAGTGTCATGCCCTCTGTGTTCTGAACTACTTACAGTTGACTTGCGTGCAAATAATGATAAGGCGGATCAGAATTCTAAACCGACTCTCAAAAGGTTTAGGTCCTCAAGCATACTGAACAGAATTCAGCTCGATGATTTCCAGTCCAGCACTAAAATAGATGCATTG AGGGAAGAAATCAGGTTCATGATTGAAAGAGATGGTTCTGCAAAAGGAATAGTTTTCAGCCAGTTCACTACATTTTTGGATCTGATACACTATTCTCTTCAGAAG TCGGGCATCAATTGTGTTCAATTAGTTGGATCCATGTCTATTGCTGCAAGAGCTGCAGCAGTTACCAGATTTACTGCAGATCCAGATTGCAGCATTTTTCTTATGAGCTTGAAAGCTGGAAGTGTTGCACTCAATCTTACAGTTGCATCACAT GTTTTCATAATGGATCCTTGGTGGAATTCTGCTGTGGAGCGCCAAGCCCAAGATAGAATCCATCGAATAGGGCAATATAAACCTGTTAG GATTATGAGATTTGCGATTGAGAATACAATTGAGGAGAAGATCTTAAAGTTGCAGGAGAAGAAGGAACTTGTTTTTGAAGG
- the LOC104085165 gene encoding ATP-dependent helicase rhp16-like isoform X2 produces MSSDSKHNATSSNEEDFNMVKEEQTNGVTDQDSEYLALMERIRERKFDRAKRLIRNQVVRPTLMWEKWEEENDKWLAEHYPNDFDLDNQNELLCETAEPPSSMIVPLFRYQKEWLFWSLKQEESSTKGGILADEMGMGKTIQAIALVLAKRELGKAISESGLLSSSLSTTQELPAVKGTLIICPVVAAIQWVNEINRCAAEGSNKILVYHGNKRKHIHNIEEYDFVITTYSTVEAEYRKNVMPPKQKCQWCGKSYFEEKFSIHQKKCGPDSVKNSNQSKKKRKKLNLGVELLKQETDSMESATNMQKTDSTELEANVQKADSIESETDMQKAGHRKSMKRSSMTEEGKNDGSINNSASVSQDLSRKKSILHTVKWDRIILDEAHYVKGRRCNTTKAILALESSYKWALSGTPIQNLVGELYSLVRFLQIVPYSFYFCKDCDCRTPDYSSTAECPQCPHKSVRHFCWWNRYIATPIKREGNSGSGRDAMVLLKHKILKSILLRRSKKGRAADLALPMKIVTLRKDSLDIKEEDYYMSLYNKSQAQFNIYVQAGTVMNNYAHIVELLIRLRQAVLHPYLVVYSSTALAKNGSMDSGNIEQPCGLCQDTVEDPVITSCNHAFCKTCLIDFAASVGQVSCPLCSELLTVDLRANNDKADQNSKPTLKRFRSSSILNRIQLDDFQSSTKIDALREEIRFMIERDGSAKGIVFSQFTTFLDLIHYSLQKSGINCVQLVGSMSIAARAAAVTRFTADPDCSIFLMSLKAGSVALNLTVASHVFIMDPWWNSAVERQAQDRIHRIGQYKPVRIMRFAIENTIEEKILKLQEKKELVFEGTIGGSSEAFGKLTEEDLKFLFVT; encoded by the exons ATGTCTTCAGATTCGAAGCACAACGCAACCTCAAGTAATGAAG AAGATTTCAACATGGTGAAAGAAGAACAAACGAATGGAGTTACTGATCAAGATAGCGAATATCTTGCATTGATGGAAAGAATAAGGGAAAGGAAATTCGACCGCGCTAAGAGGCTGATACGCAACCAAGTTGTTAGACCAACTTTAATGTGGGAGAAATGGGAAGAAGAGAATGACAAATGGCTTGCAGAACATTATCCCAATGATTTTGACTTAGATAATCAGAATGAGTTACTTTGTGAAACAGCGGAGCCACCATCAAGTATGATTGTGCCACTGTTTAGGTACCAGAAGGAGTGGTTGTTTTGGTCACTCAAGCAAGAAGAATCTTCGACCAAAGGGGGTATTCTTGCTGATGAGATGGGGATGGGGAAAACTATCCAAGCGATAGCACTTGTGCTTGCTAAACGGGAATTAGGGAAAGCAATTAGTGAATCCGGCTTATTGTCATCTTCACTCAGTACAACACAGGAACTCCCAGCAGTAAAAGGCACTCTTATCATATGTCCTGTGGTTGCTGCCATTCAGTGGGTTAATGAGATCAATCGATGCGCCGCTGAAGGAAGCAACAAGATTCTTGTTTATCATGGCAACAAAAGGAAGCATATCCACAATATCGAGGAATATGATTTTGTCATCACTACTTACTCCACTGTTGAGGCTGAATATAGGAAAAATGTGATGCCGCCAAAACAGAAGTGTCAGTGGTGTGGAAAATCTTATTTTGAAGAAAAGTTTTCCATTCACCAGAAGAAGTGTGGACCTGATTCTGTTAAAAATTCCAATCAGtcaaagaagaagaggaagaagttAAATCTTGGGGTAGAATTGTTGAAGCAGGAAACAGATTCTATGGAGTCAGCAACTAATATGCAGAAAACAGATTCTACGGAGTTAGAGGCTAATGTGCAGAAAGCCGATTCTATTGAGTCAGAGACTGATATGCAGAAAGCAGGTCATAGGAAGAGCATGAAGCGTAGTAGCATGACAGAAGAAgggaagaatgatggttctattaACAATTCAGCAAGTGTATCCCAAGATTTGTCACGGAAGAAGTCGATTTTGCATACAGTAAAGTGGGATCGCATCATCTTGGATGAG GCTCATTATGTAAAAGGTAGGCGCTGCAACACAACAAAAGCTATTCTTGCTTTGGAATCTTCTTATAAGTGGGCCTTAAGTGGTACTCCGATTCAGAATCTTGTTGGAGAATTGTATTCACTT GTCCGTTTCCTACAAATAGTACCCTACTCTTTTTACTTTTGCAAGGATTGTGATTGCAGAACACCTGACTATAG CTCTACAGCTGAGTGCCCACAATGCCCCCACAAATCTGTACGGCACTTTTGCTGGTGGAATAGA TACATTGCTACACCTATAAAACGTGAAGGAAATTCTGGGAGTGGTAGAGATGCAATGGTTCTTTTGAAACACAAAATTCTAAAAAGCATCCTACTAAGACGTAGCAAAAAAGGAAGAGCTGCTGATCTTGCACTTCCTATGAAAATT GTTACTTTGAGAAAAGATTCTTTGGATATCAAAGAAGAAGACTACTACATGTCATTGTACAATAAAAGCCAGGCACAGTTTAATAT TTATGTTCAAGCTGGAACAGTGATGAATAACTATGCACACATTGTTGAGCTGCTCATACGCCTACGGCAG GCAGTTCTTCATCCTTACCTTGTGGTATACTCGAGTACTGCTTTGGCAAAAAATGGGAGCATGGACTCTGGAAATATTGAGCAACCTTGTGGATTATGTCAAGATACAGTGGAAGATCCAGTA ATTACTTCTTGCAACCATGCCTTTTGCAAGACGTGTTTGATAGACTTCGCTGCAAGTGTGGGACAAGTGTCATGCCCTCTGTGTTCTGAACTACTTACAGTTGACTTGCGTGCAAATAATGATAAGGCGGATCAGAATTCTAAACCGACTCTCAAAAGGTTTAGGTCCTCAAGCATACTGAACAGAATTCAGCTCGATGATTTCCAGTCCAGCACTAAAATAGATGCATTG AGGGAAGAAATCAGGTTCATGATTGAAAGAGATGGTTCTGCAAAAGGAATAGTTTTCAGCCAGTTCACTACATTTTTGGATCTGATACACTATTCTCTTCAGAAG TCGGGCATCAATTGTGTTCAATTAGTTGGATCCATGTCTATTGCTGCAAGAGCTGCAGCAGTTACCAGATTTACTGCAGATCCAGATTGCAGCATTTTTCTTATGAGCTTGAAAGCTGGAAGTGTTGCACTCAATCTTACAGTTGCATCACAT GTTTTCATAATGGATCCTTGGTGGAATTCTGCTGTGGAGCGCCAAGCCCAAGATAGAATCCATCGAATAGGGCAATATAAACCTGTTAG GATTATGAGATTTGCGATTGAGAATACAATTGAGGAGAAGATCTTAAAGTTGCAGGAGAAGAAGGAACTTGTTTTTGAAGG